AAGTGGCTTAAGTGCATAAGGGAGCTTATCCATGACAAAAAGATAAGCATAGAAGGTATAAAAAAACTTCTCGATTATGCACCCTGCTGGGAGATAACCCAGTGCTCAGAGGAAAGAAAGTCTGCCTGCTCTGCTTTCATAGACAAGACAAAGCCTTGCTGGGAACTGAACAGGATGATATGTCACAGAAACTCAGGCAAGATATGCGAGGACTGTGTGGTTTACCTCTCGCAGAAGATGAAAAAGCAATAAGAAAGAAATCCTTTTTATCTCTAAAGCAGTTTTCTTAATTCTGTCTCGACAAGGTCTTTTATCTTTTTAAGGGAAGCCTCATCTACTGCTTCAAATCTCATAACAAGTGCAGGCTGGGTATTCGATGCCCTGATTAATCCCCATCCATTGGGGAAATTCACCCTCACACCGTCTATGTCGATAACAGGATAATCCTCGAATGCCTTTTTGACCTTCTCCACAATAGCGAATTTAATCTCATCCGGGCAGTCAAACCTAATCTCTGGTGTCGAGACCATAGGGGAGACGCCTTCGAGGAGTTTTCTCACCGAATAAGGCTTTCCTTTTTTTGCAAGGATTTCCATAAGCCGAAGGCTTGCATATATGGCATCGTCATATCCTAAATACCTGTCCCTGAAGAATATATGTCCG
This portion of the Nitrospirota bacterium genome encodes:
- a CDS encoding MerR family transcriptional regulator, whose translation is MEKRVRKELSEEQRRGMPLYPIGVVAELMGTTDQTLRLYERYGLIKPARRNKNRFYSENDIKWLKCIRELIHDKKISIEGIKKLLDYAPCWEITQCSEERKSACSAFIDKTKPCWELNRMICHRNSGKICEDCVVYLSQKMKKQ